From one Burkholderia pyrrocinia genomic stretch:
- a CDS encoding ATP-binding protein: MSARTLWHWPRSLFARLALILCVGLALAQTLSFWLTVTERDQATTNLMMGYIEREVASSVALLDHLPAAERAAWLPRLARRSYAFILGPGETGTPPEARLSARVERSISDGIGGDYPLTANAIPGDREHLQVHLRLTDGSPLTIDIQPMSTVPLSGWLPVVLVLQLAVLAACCWLAVRLATRPLKQLAQAADALGPDLKGERLNEGGPSEVARAARAFNAMQDRIAQYMAERMQILASISHDLQTPITRMRLRVDVMDDDVQGTKLRQDLLEMEHLVKEGVAYARTLHGTEEAARRIDLDALLDSIVCDYTDAGQDVALHSRTPLALVTRPKALRRIVGNLVDNALKFAGAAEIDVHAAPDGGAVIAVLDRGPGIPDDQLDAVFEPFRRVETSRNRETGGTGLGLAIARQLALAMGGTLTLNNRPDGGGLEAKLTLRNAG, encoded by the coding sequence ATGAGCGCGCGCACGCTGTGGCACTGGCCGCGCTCGCTGTTCGCGCGGCTCGCGCTGATCCTGTGCGTGGGCCTCGCGCTCGCGCAGACGCTGTCGTTCTGGCTCACGGTGACCGAGCGCGACCAGGCGACCACCAACCTGATGATGGGCTACATCGAGCGCGAGGTCGCGAGCTCGGTCGCGCTGCTCGACCACCTGCCGGCGGCCGAGCGCGCCGCGTGGCTGCCGCGCCTCGCGCGGCGCAGCTATGCGTTCATCCTCGGGCCCGGCGAGACCGGCACGCCGCCGGAAGCGCGGCTGTCGGCGCGCGTCGAGCGGTCGATTTCCGACGGCATCGGCGGCGACTATCCGCTGACCGCGAACGCAATCCCCGGCGACCGCGAACACCTGCAGGTGCATCTGCGGCTGACCGACGGGTCGCCGCTGACGATCGACATCCAGCCGATGTCGACGGTGCCGCTGTCGGGCTGGCTGCCGGTCGTGCTCGTGCTGCAGCTCGCGGTGCTGGCCGCGTGCTGCTGGCTCGCGGTGCGGCTCGCGACGCGCCCGCTCAAGCAGCTCGCGCAGGCCGCCGACGCGCTCGGCCCCGACCTGAAGGGCGAGCGCCTGAACGAGGGCGGGCCGTCCGAGGTTGCGCGCGCCGCGCGTGCGTTCAACGCGATGCAGGACCGTATCGCGCAGTACATGGCGGAGCGCATGCAGATCCTCGCGTCGATCTCGCACGACCTGCAGACGCCGATCACGCGGATGCGGTTGCGGGTCGACGTGATGGACGACGACGTGCAGGGCACGAAGCTGCGCCAGGACCTGCTCGAGATGGAGCATCTGGTGAAGGAGGGCGTCGCGTATGCGCGGACGCTGCACGGCACCGAGGAAGCCGCGCGCCGCATCGATCTCGACGCGCTGCTCGACAGCATCGTGTGCGACTACACGGATGCGGGGCAGGACGTCGCGCTGCACAGCCGCACGCCGCTGGCACTCGTCACGCGGCCGAAGGCGCTGCGCCGCATCGTCGGCAACCTCGTCGACAACGCGCTGAAGTTCGCGGGCGCGGCCGAGATCGACGTGCACGCCGCGCCGGACGGCGGCGCGGTCATTGCCGTGCTCGACCGCGGGCCCGGCATTCCGGACGATCAGCTCGATGCGGTGTTCGAACCGTTCCGGCGCGTGGAGACGTCGCGCAACCGCGAGACGGGCGGCACGGGGCTCGGCCTTGCGATCGCACGGCAACTGGCGCTCGCGATGGGCGGCACGCTCACGCTGAACAACCGGCCGGACGGTGGCGGGCTGGAGGCGAAGCTGACGCTCAGGAATGCGGGGTGA
- a CDS encoding metallophosphoesterase family protein, which yields MKIAALSDIHGNLAALDAVLDDVRRRGADVIVNLGDIVSGALHPAETADRLIALDLPTVKGNHERQLLADDRESMRLSDRWARDTLRADHLDWIAALPERVTLDDDVLMVHGTPASDFVYFLETVTPDGCRAATPDEIAQRAGDAPASLILCGHTHLPRTAKLADGRLIVNPGSVGLQAYADDLPHPHRIETGSPHARYAMVSRTAAGWNVEFHAVEYDWHTAAATAASRGRDDWTVALQTGRC from the coding sequence ATGAAAATCGCTGCGCTCTCCGACATCCACGGCAACCTCGCCGCGCTCGACGCGGTGCTCGACGACGTCCGCCGCCGCGGCGCCGACGTGATCGTCAATCTCGGCGACATCGTGTCGGGCGCGCTTCATCCGGCCGAAACGGCCGACCGCCTGATCGCGCTCGACCTGCCGACCGTCAAGGGCAATCACGAACGGCAACTGCTCGCCGACGATCGCGAGTCGATGCGGCTGTCGGATCGCTGGGCGCGCGACACGCTGCGCGCCGATCATCTCGACTGGATCGCCGCGCTGCCCGAACGCGTGACGCTCGACGACGACGTGCTGATGGTGCACGGCACGCCGGCCAGCGACTTCGTCTATTTCCTCGAAACGGTCACGCCCGACGGCTGCCGCGCGGCAACGCCCGATGAAATCGCGCAGCGCGCGGGCGACGCGCCGGCGTCGCTGATCCTGTGCGGCCACACGCACCTGCCGCGCACCGCGAAACTCGCGGACGGCCGGTTGATCGTCAACCCGGGCAGCGTCGGGCTGCAGGCGTACGCGGACGACCTGCCGCACCCGCACCGGATCGAAACGGGCTCGCCGCATGCGCGCTACGCGATGGTGTCGCGCACGGCAGCCGGCTGGAACGTCGAATTCCATGCGGTCGAATACGACTGGCACACGGCCGCCGCCACCGCGGCATCGCGCGGGCGCGACGACTGGACCGTCGCGCTGCAAACCGGCCGGTGCTGA
- a CDS encoding GNAT family N-acetyltransferase: MRVDAPPRPGFPGLSLRQLERADLDAWYAYLSNPDVVRHTSWDLRSRDDLLPLFDHIESAAPDSIRRLAIVDTASGALAGTIGLHTVSTANRSAEIAYDLAPAHWGRGIASALCEAVTAWAFADGGFMRVQGVVLTSNAGSARVLQKCGYRYEGLLRAYRIVRGTPGDFAMYARLATD, from the coding sequence ATGAGGGTCGATGCGCCGCCTCGCCCCGGCTTTCCGGGCCTGTCGCTCAGGCAGCTCGAACGCGCGGATCTCGACGCGTGGTACGCGTACCTGTCGAACCCCGACGTCGTTCGCCACACGAGCTGGGACCTGCGCTCGCGCGACGATCTGCTGCCGCTGTTCGACCACATCGAATCGGCCGCCCCCGATTCGATCCGGCGTCTCGCGATCGTCGATACCGCATCGGGTGCGCTCGCCGGCACGATCGGGCTGCATACGGTATCCACCGCGAACCGCTCGGCGGAGATCGCATACGACCTCGCGCCGGCGCACTGGGGGCGCGGGATCGCGAGCGCGCTGTGCGAAGCCGTCACCGCGTGGGCATTCGCGGACGGCGGCTTCATGCGCGTCCAGGGTGTCGTGCTGACCAGCAACGCGGGCTCCGCGCGCGTGCTGCAGAAGTGCGGCTACCGCTACGAAGGGTTGTTGCGCGCGTACCGGATCGTGCGCGGCACACCGGGCGATTTCGCGATGTACGCGCGGCTCGCGACCGACTGA